The following proteins are encoded in a genomic region of Thermothielavioides terrestris NRRL 8126 chromosome 5, complete sequence:
- a CDS encoding carbohydrate esterase family 4 protein (CAZy_ID 269984) — translation MTAIAASGGQVMFIPKDGNSYFYESFNCQQAVTDGYGGIQFTVSGPAGGSFALELQSTDNCANGNATYRSSYNIIGNLTGQLQTVNVPLDGFDNDPNYDAIVGLVWSGFSQNGIQWSIGNITFVCGTVASSPPSTTSVSTRSTIPPTTVPTTSPPATTSPAGKCSNLLIDDWESQSRLTFLGYNAMNQASSDDGTMASIVVSGHRVMLTPKDTDSYFYSEFGCLNVNTTYGGIAFRIRAARGTTFDVTMGYTTSCGANSSDPKTVTLTSAQLKWNFDGIERLYWFPFSVFKGIDTTKLYMIYFSNFNAPVIFGPMSFYCGSTASEYVVPATPPGSPAITRSAVSEPAPDAKGFVIDNFANQDTNALGEWHGIDEDGMTVTFGNNRMTISANDSDASWDTQLSSKCADLSAYAGAYLHIAYSGSNKFTVSLQQHNAQCNESMQPFPETWDSLEAARYASASDIYMPLSHFNVNLTRLVPSKLASGRLVFACTRPDSFAFAIDDGDPQLAPRVMEIVKQADIPVTFFTVGLPLLDPSSGLADIYKEMASRGHQIALHSYTHPKMEGLPDTASIDWEYNNDIGATKQVFGASNRAVHLNYFRPPFGTEGARMRQRLAANLDDPNPYIIQWSVDVEDWLWAMTDTPGKQLDAFKRDVAKGGNLVVMHYLYNSTVELLPEFIKVAKATGKRLMRVDQCLEDPRAPPLS, via the exons ATGACGGCCATTGCCGCCTCGGGCGGCCAGGTTATGTTCATCCCCAAGGACGGGAACTCGTACTTCTACGAGTCGTTCAACTGCCAGCAGGCCGTGACCGACGGCTATGGCGGCATCCAGTTCACCGTCTCGGGCCCCGCTGGCGGCTCGTtcgcgctcgagctgcaAAGCACGGACAACTGCGCCAACGGTAATGCGACCTACAGGAGCTCCTACAACATCATCGGGAACTTGACCGGGCAGCTGCAGACCGTCAACGTCCCCCTGGATGGCTTCGACAACGACCCGAACTACGACGCCATCGTCGGCCTGGTCTGGTCCGGCTTCTCCCAGAACGGGATCCAATGGTCGATCGGGAACATCACGTTTGTCTGCGGGACTGTGGCCTCCTCTCCTCCGTCGACCACAT CGGtgtcgacgaggtcgaccaTTCCGCCCACAACCGtcccgaccacctcgccgcccgcgaccacctcgccggcgggAAAATGCTCGAACCTGCTGATCGACGACTGGGAGTCCCAGTCGCGTCTGACCTTCCTGGGCTACAACGCCATGAACCAGGCCTCGAGCGACGACGGGACCATGGCGTCCATCGTCGTCAGCGGCCACAGGGTCATGCTGACCCCAAAGGACACCGACTCGTACTTCTACAGTGAGTTCGGCTGCCTGAACGTCAACACCACGTACGGCGGCATCGCGTTCCGCATCCGCGCCGCACGCGGCACGACCTTCGATGTGACCATGGGCTACACCACCTCGTGCGGGGCCAACAGCAGCGATCCCAAGACGGTCACATTGACATCGGCGCAGCTCAAGTGGAACTTCGACGGCATCGAGAGGCTCTACTGGTTCCCGTTCTCGGTCTTCAAGGGGATCGACACCACGAAGCTCTACATGATCTACTTCAGCAACTTCAACGCCCCCGTCATCTTTGGACCCATGTCCTTCTACTGCGGCTCGACCGCGTCCGAGTACGTGGTGCCGGCGACCCCGCCGGGGAGCCCGGCCATCACGCGGTCCGCCGTCtcggagccggcgccggatgCCAAGGGGTTCGTGATCGACAACTTCGCCAACCAGGACACGAACGCGCTCGGGGAGTGGCACGgcatcgacgaggacggcatgACGGTCACGTTCGGCAACAACCGCATGACCATCAGCGCCAACGACTCGGACGCGTCCTGGGACACGCAGCTGAGCAGCAAGTGCGCGGACCTGAGCGCCTACGCGGGCGCCTACCTGCACATCGCCTACTCGGGCAGCAACAAGTTCACCGTctcgctgcagcagcacAACGCGCAGTGCAACGAGAGCATGCAGCCGTTCCCGGAGACGTGGGACTcgctcgaggcggcgcgctacgcctcggccagcgacaTCTACATGCCGCTCAGCCACTTCAACGTCAACCTCACGCGCCTG GTGCCGAGCAAGCTCGCCTCGGGCCGGCTCGTCTTCGCCTGCACGCGGCCGGACTCGTTCGCGTTCGccatcgacgacggcgacccGCAGCTGGCGCCGCGCGTCATGGAGATCGTCAAGCAGGCCGACATCCCCGTGACCTTCTTCACGGTcgggctgccgctgctggacccGAGCAGCGGGCTGGCCGACATCTACAAGGAGATGGCGTCGCGCGGGCACCAGATCGCCCTGCACTCGTACACGCACCCCAAGATGGAGGGGCTGCCCGACACGGCGTCGATCGACTGGGAGTACAACAACGACATCGGCGCGACCAAGCAGGTCTTCGGCGCGTCCAACCGGGCCGTGCACCTGAACTACTTCCGCCCCCCCTTCGGCACCGAGGGCGCGCGCatgcggcagcggctggccgccaACCTGGACGACCCGAACCCGTACATCATCCAGTGGAGCGTCGACGTGGAGGACTGGCTCTGGGCCATGACCGACACGCCGGGGAAGCAGCTCGACGCCTTCAAGCGCGACGTCGCCAAGGGCGGCAACCTCGTCGTCATGCACTACCTCTACAACTCCaccgtcgagctgctgcccgaGTTCATCAAGGTCGCCAAGGCCACCGGCAAGCGCCTCATGCGCGTCGACCAGTGCCTCGAGGACCCGCGCGCCCCGCCGCTGTCGTAG
- a CDS encoding histone acetyltransferase-like protein (Contains conserved domain PLN00104[PLN00104], MYST histone acetyltransferase) gives MGNNGANGEAEVGSDGPRQKGRATPDTLKVGCIALVLKDGQFRRAEILSIKETKSGRQFYCNFDNFNKRLDEWVPISRIDFDQDVEWPNPEKDKQKDAKSKKTAPVSKKSQPSKKAQKKVGKREQSVASEGQTPHPWTEFVESQTKPDGEDKANASLELGATPNVGPDEMELDEDETPASAAKKEHTQPFSREQEIEKLRTSGSMTQNPAEIARIRNISKVEFGRYVLFPWYFSPYPEAFSQEDCIYICEFCLSYYADLTSFKRHRMKCTLLHPPGNEIYRDDFVSFFEIDGRRQRTWCRNLCLLSKMFLDHKTLYYDVDPFLFYVMTSRDEKGSHIIGYFSKEKESADGYNVACILTLPQYQRKGYGRLLIQFSYELSKIEGKLGSPEKPLSDLGLLSYRQYWSENIIDLLLGYSEREEKCTIEGIASHLAMTTQDVEHTLQALKMQVYHKGEHKIVIPEKLVQQREKSRAKQRRVIDPSRIQWKPPVFTAASRTWGW, from the exons ATGGGCAATAACGGCGCTAatggcgaggccgaggtagGCTCCGATGGGCCAAGGCAAAAGGGCCGGGCGACGCCCGACACGCTCAA AGTCGGGTGCATAGCCCTCGTCCTGAAAGACGGACAATTCCGGCGTGCCGAAATCCTCAGCATCAAGGAAACCAAGAGCGGGAGGCAGTTCTACTGCAATTTTGATAACTTCAACAAGCGGTTGGACGAATGGGTCCCGATCTCGAGGATCGACTTCGACCAGGACGTCGAGTGGCCGAACCCGGAGAAGGACAAGCAGAAGGACGCTAAGAGCAAGAAGACGGCGCCGGTGTCTAAGAAGTCGCAGCCGTCTAAGAAGGCGCAGAAGAAGGTCGGCAAGCGGGAGCAGTCGGTCGCGTCAGAGGGCCAGACGCCGCACCCCTGGACCGAGTTTGTCGAGTCGCAAACCAAGCCAGATGGCGAAGACAAGGCAAATGCGAGCCTGGAGCTTGGCGCCACGCCCAATGTCGGCCCCGACGAGATGGAactggacgaggacgagacgccggccagcgcggccaagaaggagcATACCCAGCCGTTCAGCCGAGAGCAGGAGATAGAGAAGCTGCGGACGTCGGGCTCTATGACGCAGAACCCAGCCGAGATCGCCCGCATCCGGAACATCTCCAAGGTGGAGTTTGGGCGGTACGTGCTTTTCCCGTGGTACTTTTCTCCATACCCGGAGGCCTTCAGCCAGGAGGACTGCATCTACATCTGCGAGTTCTGCCTCAGCTACTACGCCGACCTCACGTCATTCAAACGGCACCGCATGAAGTGCACGCTGCTGCACCCTCCCGGGAACGAAATCTACCGGGACGATTTCGTGTCGTTCTTCGAGATCGACGGCAGGCGGCAGCGGACGTGGTGCCGGAACCTGTGTCTGCTCTCCAAAATGTTCCTCGATCACAAGACGCTCTACTACGATGTGGACCCGTTCCTCTTCTACGTCATGACGTCGCGGGACGAAAAGGGGTCGCATATCATCGGCTACTTCtccaaggagaaggagagcgCGGACGGCTACAACGTGGCGTGCATCCTCACGCTGCCGCAGTACCAGCGGAAGGGGTACGGCCGATTGCTCATCCAGTTCTCGTACGAGCTGTCCAAGATCGAGGGCAAGCTGGGGTCGCCGGAGAAGCCGCTCTCGGACCTGGGACTGCTGAGCTACCGGCAATACTGGTCCGAGAACATCATCGACCTGCTGCTTGGGTAcagcgagcgcgaggagaaGTGCACGATTGAAGGGATCGCGTCACACCTCGCCATGACAACCCAAGACGTCGAGCACACGCTGCAGGCTCTGAAGATGCAGGTCTACCACAAGGGCGAGCACAAGATTGTGATTCCGGAGAAGCTggtgcagcagcgcgagaaGTCAAGGGCCAAGCAGAGGCGCGTCATTGATCCTTCCCGGATCCAGTGGAAACCACCCGTCTTtacggcggcgagcaggacaTGGGGATGGTAG